TACTGGGGTCGCTCCGCCCGATCACGACCACGTCCGCGCCCGTGTCGCGCACGTGTCGCTCGAGGGCCTCGGGAACGTCCCCGTCGATCACGTGCGACTCCCGGTCGACCGACCCGGCGTCGACCGTGGCGTCGGCGACGGCGTCCCTCGCAAGCGCCGCCGGATCGCCCGACGTGCCGTCGTCCGCGACGTGGACGGCGTCCAGCGTCGCGTCGTGGGTCGCCGCGAACGCCTTCGCCACGGCTGCCGCTCGCCGGGCCGATTCCCCGTCGCCGACGGCGACCATGATCCGGTCGATCATCACCGTCCCCTTCGGCCTATCGACGGGTAAGTGTTGACGTGGAACAACGATCTGGCTAATCGCCCGTCGGTCGAGGGGGGCGAACAGACGCGGTCGAGAGCGGATCGCTATGCCTCCCAGTAGTCGGGCTCGTTGCCGGGCTTCCACTTGATCGAGCAGCCACGCGAGGGCTTCTCCTCGGCCGTGACCTCGTCGCCGGCCAGCAGCGTCTCGACGTGAGCCCTCATCTCGCGCTCGCTCGGTTCGTCGTCCGGATGCAGCGCGTCGTCGATGCGACCGTGGTAGGCGACGCGGAAGGTGCCGTCGTCGTTCTGTAGCAGGAACGGATCGGGCGTGCAGCGGGCGCCGTACGCCGCCGCGACCTCCTGGGACTCGTCGCGGAGGTAGGCGTCGTAGCGGATCGTGCCGTCCTCGACGAGTTCCGTCATCCGGTCGAGGGAGTCGTCCGGATACTCCCCCTCGTCGTTCGCGTTGACGCCCACGACGGCGAGGTCGTCGTACTCCTCGGCGAGCGCGTTCAGCTCGTCGAGCTTCGCCTGCGCGTACGGGCAGTGGTTGCAGGTGAACACCACCAGCGCGGCCTCGCGGTCGGCGAACTCCGACAGGGCGTAGGTCTCGCCGTCGGCGCCGGGCAGTTCGAATGTCGGTGCCTCGTCCCCGCGCGCGAGGACGTCGTCCTGGGACTCGAGTGCCACCATGGTCGTCCCGACCTTCACGGCCGCTGACAAAGAGGTTCGGGGATCGACGGATCAGTCCGCGGTCGCGGCGTCGAACGCCCGCGCGGCCTGCAGGGCCTCGCTGTCAGTCGCGAGGGCGTACACCGGCTCCTCGTCCCCCCGGTCGCGCTTCTCCACGAGTCCCAGGTCGGCGACGGCCGCCAGCGTGCCCTCGAGGTACAGCGTCCTGTACGGCACGCCGGTGGCGCCGCTCAGTTCCGTCCGGGTGTAGGTCTCGCCCGGATCGAGGTCCAGCAGGGCGGCGACCAGTGCGGCCGCGTCGTCGTGCTCGGCGAGCGCGTCCCACCCGCTGTGGGTCCCGTCGGTCATGCGGATGGGGTTGCGTCCGGTCGTCTTAAATGTGCACCCTCCCGCCGCTGGACCGGCGCGTGACGCGCGCCACCGGCGGTCCCGCCCGTTGCCGCGGAGGCGTGTGCGGACCGTCGGCACGGGGTAGCAACGCTTTAGTCCGCGCCGGAGCGGTGGTTAGGTATGGACGACCGCGGCGAGATCCTGGCGCTGTTGCGCGAGAACGCCCGCTACACCACCGAGGACATGGCCCGCCAGACGGGCCTCGACGAGGCCGAGGTCGAGGCGGCGATCGAGGAACTGGAGGCCGAGGGCGTCGTCCGCGGCTACCAGGCCGTCGTCGACTGGGACGCCCTCGACGAGGACGAAGAGCGCGTCCGCGCGACGGTCGAACTCAACGTCACCCTCGACCGCGAGACCAACTACGTCGACATCGCCGACCGGATCGCGAAGTTCCCGCAGGTGCGATCGCTGCGGCTGGTCAGCGGCGACTACGACTTCGACCTCGAGGTGGAGGGCGACTCCATGCAGGAGGTCTCGCACTTCGTCAGCGACAAGATCGCCCCGATCCCGGAGATCACCCAGACCGTGACCCACTACGTCATGGACTCCTACAAGGAGCAGGGCATCGAGTTCGGCGACGGGGACGACGACGACCGACTGTCCGTCTCGCCATGACGTTCGAGCCGGCCGACCGCGTCGCGGACGTGCCGCCCAGCGGCATCCGCCGCTTCTTCGAGCTGGCCGAGGAGATGGACGACATCATCTCGCTGGGCGTCGGCGAGCCCGACTTCTCCGCGCCGTGGGCCGCCCGCGAGGCCGCCATCGCCTCGCTGGAGCAGGGGAAGACCTCGTACACGGCCAACCGCGGCAAGCGCGAGCTCCGGGAACTGATCGCGGCGGACGTCGACCGGCGGTACGACCTCGACTACGACCCCGACGAGGAGATCCTCGTCACCACCG
This genomic interval from Halomicrobium urmianum contains the following:
- a CDS encoding thioredoxin family protein, with protein sequence MVALESQDDVLARGDEAPTFELPGADGETYALSEFADREAALVVFTCNHCPYAQAKLDELNALAEEYDDLAVVGVNANDEGEYPDDSLDRMTELVEDGTIRYDAYLRDESQEVAAAYGARCTPDPFLLQNDDGTFRVAYHGRIDDALHPDDEPSEREMRAHVETLLAGDEVTAEEKPSRGCSIKWKPGNEPDYWEA
- a CDS encoding Lrp/AsnC family transcriptional regulator, translating into MDDRGEILALLRENARYTTEDMARQTGLDEAEVEAAIEELEAEGVVRGYQAVVDWDALDEDEERVRATVELNVTLDRETNYVDIADRIAKFPQVRSLRLVSGDYDFDLEVEGDSMQEVSHFVSDKIAPIPEITQTVTHYVMDSYKEQGIEFGDGDDDDRLSVSP